One part of the Rutidosis leptorrhynchoides isolate AG116_Rl617_1_P2 chromosome 1, CSIRO_AGI_Rlap_v1, whole genome shotgun sequence genome encodes these proteins:
- the LOC139886143 gene encoding uncharacterized protein isoform X1, with translation MHKTAQSWFSGGPSQTNNDLTQKSPSLLADWNAYAASSQSQDLDSSSLGFDIESAVRTANDKVSGTFNVVSQGVRGIPGNLQSATSNVPTGKSLVTFGTLLSVGVFLIFIAVTVFLPVMVLVPQKFAICFTIGCALIIASFFALKGYRTQFAHMTSKKRLPITLGFIGSMVGTIYVSMVLHSYVLSVFFSILQVISLSYYAISYFPGGSAGLKFFTSAITSSILRCFGR, from the exons ATGCATAAAACGGCACAATCGTGGTTCAGTGGAGGTCCGAGCCAAACGAACAACGATCTAACTCAAAAATCTCCATCTCTACTTGCTGATTGGAACGCTTACGCTGCATCTTCACAATCTCAAGATCTTGATTCATCTAGCCTTGGTTTCGATATCGAATCTGCTGTTAGAACCGCTAATGACAAGGTTTCCGGTACTTTCAATGT AGTTTCACAAGGAGTTAGGGGCATACCTGGAAATTTGCAGTCTGCTACGAGCAATGTTCCAACTGGAAAATCTCTTGTAACATTTGGTACACTTCTTTCTGTTGGGGTGTTTCTCATCTTCATTGCCGTCACTGTGTTTCTACCAGTCATGGTTCTCGTGCCTCAGAAGTTTGCAATATGTTTCACTATTGGCTGTGCCCTCATAATTGCTTCATTTTTTGCTCTCAAAGGGTATAGAACTCAGTTTGCACATATGACTTCAAAGAAG AGACTCCCTATCACCTTGGGATTTATTGGCAGCATGGTGGGTACCATTTATGTTTCAATGGTGCTTCACAGTTATGTTCTTTCTGTGTTCTTCTCTATTTTACAG GTCATCTCGCTGTCATACTATGCAATTTCCTACTTTCCCGGAGGATCTGCTGGCTTGAAATTCTTCACTTCTGCTATAACTTCTTCAATTTTGAGATGCTTTGGGAGGTGA
- the LOC139886143 gene encoding protein transport protein SFT2-like isoform X2 has product MTRVSQGVRGIPGNLQSATSNVPTGKSLVTFGTLLSVGVFLIFIAVTVFLPVMVLVPQKFAICFTIGCALIIASFFALKGYRTQFAHMTSKKRLPITLGFIGSMVGTIYVSMVLHSYVLSVFFSILQVISLSYYAISYFPGGSAGLKFFTSAITSSILRCFGR; this is encoded by the exons ATGACAAG AGTTTCACAAGGAGTTAGGGGCATACCTGGAAATTTGCAGTCTGCTACGAGCAATGTTCCAACTGGAAAATCTCTTGTAACATTTGGTACACTTCTTTCTGTTGGGGTGTTTCTCATCTTCATTGCCGTCACTGTGTTTCTACCAGTCATGGTTCTCGTGCCTCAGAAGTTTGCAATATGTTTCACTATTGGCTGTGCCCTCATAATTGCTTCATTTTTTGCTCTCAAAGGGTATAGAACTCAGTTTGCACATATGACTTCAAAGAAG AGACTCCCTATCACCTTGGGATTTATTGGCAGCATGGTGGGTACCATTTATGTTTCAATGGTGCTTCACAGTTATGTTCTTTCTGTGTTCTTCTCTATTTTACAG GTCATCTCGCTGTCATACTATGCAATTTCCTACTTTCCCGGAGGATCTGCTGGCTTGAAATTCTTCACTTCTGCTATAACTTCTTCAATTTTGAGATGCTTTGGGAGGTGA